A section of the Phaseolus vulgaris cultivar G19833 chromosome 8, P. vulgaris v2.0, whole genome shotgun sequence genome encodes:
- the LOC137824746 gene encoding two-component response regulator ORR26-like — MDNAKSNRNRMLWTRELHAAFLSALQILGPEAGPKRIQEIMNIAGLTTSQISSHLQKYRIGLKKNQKSMEMVALPPPSDMNGENSDQDYFQEASNDPEYSDNPQQDAPSRDHQPDAPTGSLFGKLREHELEINRLNIQESEDKHVRNIALKTAKHKNNHVSSDESEGETLSLLSKKFIKFLKKNHNKDSNKERYDNKKTSDFNANNYTCYGCGEQGHIKVECPNKEKKSSKKEKKEKSKSAYIAWDENDISLSSASSSEDEEANMCLMAKEEDDARLLRDQGVLSHKIKLIKGSSGLPITVLYQLSLLGGQEKILDHGQ; from the exons ATGGATAACGCAAAGTCTAATCGGAACAGAATGTTGTGGACTAGAGAATTGCACGCGGCCTTTCTTTCAGCCCTTCAGATATTGGGACCAG AAGCCGGTCCTAAAAGGATCCAAGAAATAATGAACATAGCTGGTTTAACTACATCTCAAATTAGCAGCCATTTACAG AAATATAGAATTGGTTTGAAAAAGAATCAGAAATCGATGGAGATGGTGGCACTGCCTCCTCCATCAGATATGAATGGTGAAAATTCTGATCAAGATTACTTTCAAGAAGCATCGAATGATCCAGAATACTCAGATAATCCTCAACAGGATGCTCCGTCGAGAGACCATCAACCAGATGCCCCGACGG GTTCCTtatttggaaagcttagggagcATGAGTTGGAGATTAATAGACTCAAcattcaagagagtgaagataagcatgtGAGAAACATTGCCTTGAAAACTGCCAAGCACAAGAACAACCATGTTTCAAGTGATGAGAGTGAAGGAGAAACCCTTAGTTTGTTGTCCAAAAAGTTCatcaaattcttgaagaagaaccacaacaaagactccaacaaagaaaggtatgacaacaagaaaactagtgattttaaTGCTAACAATTATACGTGTTATGGTTGTGGAGAACAGGGGCACATAAAGGTTGAATGCCCAAATAAagagaagaagtcaagcaagaaggaaaagaaagaaaaatcaaaaagtgcctacattgcttgggatgaaaatgataTCTCTTTATCAAGcgcctcatcaagtgaagatgaagaagctaatatgtgtttgatggccaaggaagaagatgatgcaa GATTACTAAGAGATCAAGGAGTATTGAGTCACAAGATCAAGCTTATAAAGGGATCTTCTGGTCTTCCAATTACTGTGTTGTACCAGCTTAGTCTTCTTGGAGGCCAAGAGAAAATTCTTGATCATGGACAATGA
- the LOC137826750 gene encoding uncharacterized protein isoform X1 — protein MGGGDSIVPHGTDEGSLWFSAHSSLDVGDNMILQDQNKKIERESTSSEIDEENTHPFRVDFEVTEQIKPDDLQCCCDELKIHKKDLKREKQKILRYKPGAWIEKVGGLETSDHDVPNTTCLLMVGPSGSGKSSLINRISKVLDDDKFAPPRAQESYNLHTENGTYFLQEYMMPRYSNSICLYDTRSLSYKLDKDEDIRMLKGWMKKGVRHGELVVRKTDNARLRKSLESKDHNKGYFSSETRKVNFVIYVVNGLLVLKAMKNAGALEKQYVETIVSTFNCPFLSFKDDKPVLVFTHGDLLSYTERAHVRGHLGRILGIPPTKQIFDIPDCDCPATASAIIGMLRYSLAHADRNFLQKCKVVDKVHKVSLSAYMILLILGIGVTIGLTQNTEVHVPLPKTRVPKSKPMIEWHKIRHIW, from the exons ATGGGTGGTGGTGATTCTATTGTTCCTCACG GTACAGACGAAGGTTCTCTCTGGTTTTCTGCTCATTCCTCACTTGATGTCGG GGATAACATGATCTTGCAggatcaaaacaaaaaaatagaaaggGAGTCGACTTCTAGTGAAATTGATGAAGAAAACACACATCCTTTTAGGGTTGATTTTGAAGTCACTGAGCAGATAAAACCTGACGACCTTCAATGTTGTTGTGATGAATTGAAGATTCACAAAAAGGATTTGAAGAGGGAGAAACAAAAGATTTTGAG ATATAAACCTGGAGCATGGATTGAGAAGGTTGGTGGCTTAGAGACTAGTGATCATGATGTACCAAATACAACATGCCTCTTAATGGTTGGTCCAAGTGGATCTGGGAAAAGTAGTCTCATAAATAGAATCTCTAAGGTGCTTGATGATGACAAATTTGCACCCCCAAGAGCACAAGAATCAT ATAACTTACATACAGAGAATGGAACATACTTCCTCCAGGAGTATATGATGCCAAGATATTCAAATTCTATTTGTTTGTATGATACACGTAGTTTGTCATATAAGTTGGACAAAGATGAGGACATTAGAATGTTGAAGGGTTGGATGAAAAAAGGTGTCCGACATGGAGAGCTTGTTGTCAG GAAAACAGATAATGCGAGATTGAGAAAAAGTTTGGAGAGCAAAGATCACAATAAAGGTTACTTTTCCAGTGAGACCAGAAAAgttaattttgtaatatatgTTGTTAATGGTCTTCTGGTCCTGAAAGCAATGAAGAATGCTGGTGCTTTGGAGAAACAATACGTTGAAACAATTGTTTCTACTTTCAATTGCCCATTCCTATCATTTAAAG ATGACAAACCAGTACTTGTTTTCACTCATGGGGATCTCCTTTCATACACTGAGCGTGCTCATGTCCGTGGGCATCTGGGAAGGATTTTGGGAATTCCACCCACCAAACAAATTTTTGACATCCCAG ATTGTGATTGTCCAGCAACTGCATCTGCCATAATTGGAATGCTACGATATAGTCTTGCCCATGCTGACAGAAATTTTCTTCAGAAATGCAAGGTTGTGGATAAG GTTCATAAAGTATCTCTGTCAGCATACATGATTTTGCTGATTCTAGGAATAGGAGTGACCATTGGCTTGACACAGAACACAGAAGTACATGTTCCACTACCAAAAACAAGAGTTCCCAAGAGCAAGCCAATGATAGAGTGGCATAAAATTAGGCACATATGGTAG
- the LOC137826750 gene encoding uncharacterized protein isoform X2 gives MGGGDSIVPHGTDEGSLWFSAHSSLDVGDNMILQDQNKKIERESTSSEIDEENTHPFRVDFEVTEQIKPDDLQCCCDELKIHKKDLKREKQKILRYKPGAWIEKVGGLETSDHDVPNTTCLLMVGPSGSGKSSLINRISKVLDDDKFAPPRAQESYNLHTENGTYFLQEYMMPRYSNSICLYDTRSLSYKLDKDEDIRMLKGWMKKGVRHGELVVRKTDNARLRKSLESKDHNKGYFSSETRKVNFVIYVVNGLLVLKAMKNAGALEKQYVETIVSTFNCPFLSFKDDKPVLVFTHGDLLSYTERAHVRGHLGRILGIPPTKQIFDIPDCDCPATASAIIGMLRYSLAHADRNFLQKCKVHKVSLSAYMILLILGIGVTIGLTQNTEVHVPLPKTRVPKSKPMIEWHKIRHIW, from the exons ATGGGTGGTGGTGATTCTATTGTTCCTCACG GTACAGACGAAGGTTCTCTCTGGTTTTCTGCTCATTCCTCACTTGATGTCGG GGATAACATGATCTTGCAggatcaaaacaaaaaaatagaaaggGAGTCGACTTCTAGTGAAATTGATGAAGAAAACACACATCCTTTTAGGGTTGATTTTGAAGTCACTGAGCAGATAAAACCTGACGACCTTCAATGTTGTTGTGATGAATTGAAGATTCACAAAAAGGATTTGAAGAGGGAGAAACAAAAGATTTTGAG ATATAAACCTGGAGCATGGATTGAGAAGGTTGGTGGCTTAGAGACTAGTGATCATGATGTACCAAATACAACATGCCTCTTAATGGTTGGTCCAAGTGGATCTGGGAAAAGTAGTCTCATAAATAGAATCTCTAAGGTGCTTGATGATGACAAATTTGCACCCCCAAGAGCACAAGAATCAT ATAACTTACATACAGAGAATGGAACATACTTCCTCCAGGAGTATATGATGCCAAGATATTCAAATTCTATTTGTTTGTATGATACACGTAGTTTGTCATATAAGTTGGACAAAGATGAGGACATTAGAATGTTGAAGGGTTGGATGAAAAAAGGTGTCCGACATGGAGAGCTTGTTGTCAG GAAAACAGATAATGCGAGATTGAGAAAAAGTTTGGAGAGCAAAGATCACAATAAAGGTTACTTTTCCAGTGAGACCAGAAAAgttaattttgtaatatatgTTGTTAATGGTCTTCTGGTCCTGAAAGCAATGAAGAATGCTGGTGCTTTGGAGAAACAATACGTTGAAACAATTGTTTCTACTTTCAATTGCCCATTCCTATCATTTAAAG ATGACAAACCAGTACTTGTTTTCACTCATGGGGATCTCCTTTCATACACTGAGCGTGCTCATGTCCGTGGGCATCTGGGAAGGATTTTGGGAATTCCACCCACCAAACAAATTTTTGACATCCCAG ATTGTGATTGTCCAGCAACTGCATCTGCCATAATTGGAATGCTACGATATAGTCTTGCCCATGCTGACAGAAATTTTCTTCAGAAATGCAAG GTTCATAAAGTATCTCTGTCAGCATACATGATTTTGCTGATTCTAGGAATAGGAGTGACCATTGGCTTGACACAGAACACAGAAGTACATGTTCCACTACCAAAAACAAGAGTTCCCAAGAGCAAGCCAATGATAGAGTGGCATAAAATTAGGCACATATGGTAG